Within the Desulfuromonadales bacterium genome, the region TGCCGGCCGTCTGGCGGGTGCCCATCCGGTCGGCAGCAGCCCCTTTGCGACCCTTACCCGACGCCAGGTGAACATGCACGACCCCCACGAATTCCTCCGGGCTCTCACCATAGTGCTTTGCGTGGCGGCGGTTACCACCGTCGTCTTCCAGCGCCTGCGCCAGCCCGTCATTCTCGGCTACATCCTCGCCGGTCTGCTCATCGGACCGCACGTGCCGAGTCCGCTGGTTGCCGACAGCTCCGTCGTGCGAACCCTCTCCGAGATCGGCGTGATCCTGCTGATGTTCTCTCTCGGTCTCGAGTTCAGTCTGCGAAAGCTGGTCCAGGTCGGCCCCACGGCAGCCCTGACGGCGGTGGTCGAG harbors:
- a CDS encoding cation:proton antiporter, whose protein sequence is MHDPHEFLRALTIVLCVAAVTTVVFQRLRQPVILGYILAGLLIGPHVPSPLVADSSVVRTLSEIGVILLMFSLGLEFSLRKLVQVGPTAALTAVVE